Proteins encoded within one genomic window of Odocoileus virginianus isolate 20LAN1187 ecotype Illinois chromosome 2, Ovbor_1.2, whole genome shotgun sequence:
- the ZNF513 gene encoding zinc finger protein 513 isoform X1 has protein sequence MPRRKQSHPQPVKCEGVKVDTEDSLDEGPGALVLESDLLLGQDLEFEEEEEEEEEEGDRNSDQLMGFERDSEGDSLGARPGLPYGLSDDESGGGRALSAESEVEEPARGPGEARGERPGPACQLCGGPTGEGPCCGAGGPGGGPPLPPRLLYSCRLCAFVSHYSSHLKRHMQTHSGEKPFRCGRCPYASAQLVNLTRHTRTHTGEKPYRCPHCPFACSSLGNLRRHQRTHGGPPTPPCPTCGFRCCAPRPARPPSPTEQEGAVPRRPEDALLLPDLSLHVSPGGASFLPDCGQLRGEGEGLCGTGSEPLPELLFPWTCRNCGQELEEGEGSRLGPATCGRCMRGETGGGASGGPQGPSDKGFACSLCPFATHYPNHLARHMKTHSGEKPFRCARCPYASAHLDNLKRHQRVHTGEKPYKCPLCPYACGNLANLKRHGRIHSGDKPFRCSLCNYSCNQSMNLKRHMLRHTGEKPFRCATCAYTTGHWDNYKRHQKTDQKPPSPSSPAGQGAPH, from the exons ATGCCCCGAAGGAAGCAAAGCCACCCGCAGCCCGTGAAATGCGAGGGGGTCAAAG TGGATACCGAAGACTCCCTCGACGAAGGACCCGGGGCCCTGGTATTGGAGAGTGATTTGCTACTAGGCCAGGATCTGGAGtttgaagaggaggaggaagaggaagaggaggaaggtgaCCGCAACAGCGACCAGCTCATGGGCTTCGAGAGAGACTCTGAAG GAGACTCTCTGGGGGCCAGGCCTGGGCTTCCCTACGGGCTGAGTGACGACGAGTCTGGGGGCGGCCGGGCACTAAGCGCGGAGAGTGAAGTTGAGGAGCCAGCCAGGGGTCCAGGGGAGGCCAGGGGTGAGAGGCCAGGCCCAGCCTGCCAGCTGTGTGGGGGGCCCACAGGTGAGGGGCCGTGTTGCGGGGCAGGAGGACCGGGTGGGGGGCCCCCGCTGCCCCCACGGCTACTGTACTCATGCCGCCTCTGCGCCTTCGTGTCCCACTACTCGAGCCACCTGAAGCggcacatgcagacacacagcGGGGAGAAGCCGTTCCGCTGTGGCCGCTGCCCCTACGCCTCAGCCCAGCTCGTCAACCTGACACGACACACCCGCACCCACACTGGCGAGAAGCCCTACCGCTGTCCCCACTGCCCCTTTGCCTGCAGCAGCCTGGGCAACCTGAGGCGGCATCAGCGCACCCATGGGGGGCCCCCCACTCCTCCCTGCCCGACCTGTGGCTTCCGCTGCTGTGCTCCACGTCCTGCCCGGCCTCCCAGTCCCACAGAGCAGGAGGGGGCAGTGCCTCGGCGACCTGAAG ATGCCCTGCTGCTTCCAGATCTGAGCCTCCATGTGTCACCAGGCGGTGCCAGCTTCCTGCCGGACTGTGGGCAGCTGCGGGGTGAAGGGGAAGGCCTGTGTGGGACTGGGTCAGAACCACTGCCAGAGCTGCTGTTCCCTTGGACCTGCCGGAACTGTGGGCAagagctggaggagggggagggcagtCGGCTGGGGCCAGCCACATGTGGGCGCTGCATGCGAGGAGAGACTGGAGGTGGTGCCAGTGGGGGACCCCAGGGCCCCAGTGACAAAGGCTTCGCCTGCAGCCTCTGTCCCTTTGCCACTCATTATCCCAACCACTTGGCTCGGCACATGAAGACGCACAGCGGTGAGAAGCCCTTCCGCTGTGCCCGTTGTCCCTACGCCTCTGCTCACCTGGACAACCTGAAACGGCATCAGCGCGTCCACACGGGAGAGAAACCCTACAAGTGCCCCCTCTGCCCCTATGCCTGTGGTAACCTGGCCAACCTCAAACGTCATGGTCGGATCCACTCTGGGGACAAACCTTTTCGGTGTAGCCTTTGCAACTACAGCTGCAATCAGAGTATGAACCTCAAACGCCACATGCTGCGGCACACAGGCGAGAAGCCCTTCCGCTGTGCCACCTGCGCCTATACCACAGGCCACTGGGACAACTACAAGCGCCACCAAAAG ACGGACCAGAagccaccttctccttcctcccccgcTGGCCAGGGGGCTCCACACTGA
- the ZNF513 gene encoding zinc finger protein 513 isoform X3, whose translation MPRRKQSHPQPVKCEGVKVDTEDSLDEGPGALVLESDLLLGQDLEFEEEEEEEEEEGDRNSDQLMGFERDSEGDSLGARPGLPYGLSDDESGGGRALSAESEVEEPARGPGEARGERPGPACQLCGGPTGEGPCCGAGGPGGGPPLPPRLLYSCRLCAFVSHYSSHLKRHMQTHSGEKPFRCGRCPYASAQLVNLTRHTRTHTGEKPYRCPHCPFACSSLGNLRRHQRTHGGPPTPPCPTCGFRCCAPRPARPPSPTEQEGAVPRRPEDALLLPDLSLHVSPGGASFLPDCGQLRGEGEGLCGTGSEPLPELLFPWTCRNCGQELEEGEGSRLGPATCGRCMRGETGGGASGGPQGPSDKGFACSLCPFATHYPNHLARHMKTHSGEKPFRCARCPYASAHLDNLKRHQRVHTGEKPYKCPLCPYACGNLANLKRHGRIHSGDKPFRCSLCNYSCNQSMNLKRHMLRHTGEKPFRCATCAYTTGHWDNYKRHQKVHGHGGVGGPGLSSSEGWAPPHSPPPVLSSRGPTALGATSSRALHTDSP comes from the exons ATGCCCCGAAGGAAGCAAAGCCACCCGCAGCCCGTGAAATGCGAGGGGGTCAAAG TGGATACCGAAGACTCCCTCGACGAAGGACCCGGGGCCCTGGTATTGGAGAGTGATTTGCTACTAGGCCAGGATCTGGAGtttgaagaggaggaggaagaggaagaggaggaaggtgaCCGCAACAGCGACCAGCTCATGGGCTTCGAGAGAGACTCTGAAG GAGACTCTCTGGGGGCCAGGCCTGGGCTTCCCTACGGGCTGAGTGACGACGAGTCTGGGGGCGGCCGGGCACTAAGCGCGGAGAGTGAAGTTGAGGAGCCAGCCAGGGGTCCAGGGGAGGCCAGGGGTGAGAGGCCAGGCCCAGCCTGCCAGCTGTGTGGGGGGCCCACAGGTGAGGGGCCGTGTTGCGGGGCAGGAGGACCGGGTGGGGGGCCCCCGCTGCCCCCACGGCTACTGTACTCATGCCGCCTCTGCGCCTTCGTGTCCCACTACTCGAGCCACCTGAAGCggcacatgcagacacacagcGGGGAGAAGCCGTTCCGCTGTGGCCGCTGCCCCTACGCCTCAGCCCAGCTCGTCAACCTGACACGACACACCCGCACCCACACTGGCGAGAAGCCCTACCGCTGTCCCCACTGCCCCTTTGCCTGCAGCAGCCTGGGCAACCTGAGGCGGCATCAGCGCACCCATGGGGGGCCCCCCACTCCTCCCTGCCCGACCTGTGGCTTCCGCTGCTGTGCTCCACGTCCTGCCCGGCCTCCCAGTCCCACAGAGCAGGAGGGGGCAGTGCCTCGGCGACCTGAAG ATGCCCTGCTGCTTCCAGATCTGAGCCTCCATGTGTCACCAGGCGGTGCCAGCTTCCTGCCGGACTGTGGGCAGCTGCGGGGTGAAGGGGAAGGCCTGTGTGGGACTGGGTCAGAACCACTGCCAGAGCTGCTGTTCCCTTGGACCTGCCGGAACTGTGGGCAagagctggaggagggggagggcagtCGGCTGGGGCCAGCCACATGTGGGCGCTGCATGCGAGGAGAGACTGGAGGTGGTGCCAGTGGGGGACCCCAGGGCCCCAGTGACAAAGGCTTCGCCTGCAGCCTCTGTCCCTTTGCCACTCATTATCCCAACCACTTGGCTCGGCACATGAAGACGCACAGCGGTGAGAAGCCCTTCCGCTGTGCCCGTTGTCCCTACGCCTCTGCTCACCTGGACAACCTGAAACGGCATCAGCGCGTCCACACGGGAGAGAAACCCTACAAGTGCCCCCTCTGCCCCTATGCCTGTGGTAACCTGGCCAACCTCAAACGTCATGGTCGGATCCACTCTGGGGACAAACCTTTTCGGTGTAGCCTTTGCAACTACAGCTGCAATCAGAGTATGAACCTCAAACGCCACATGCTGCGGCACACAGGCGAGAAGCCCTTCCGCTGTGCCACCTGCGCCTATACCACAGGCCACTGGGACAACTACAAGCGCCACCAAAAGGTGCATGGCcatgggggggtgggagggcctGGCCTCTCTTCCTCTGAGGGCTGGGCCCCACCTCACAGTCCTCCCCCTGTTTTGAGCTCTCGGGGCCCAACAGCCCTGGGTGCCACCAGTAGCCGAGCTCTCCATACAGACTCACCCTGA
- the ZNF513 gene encoding zinc finger protein 513 isoform X2, with protein MGFERDSEGDSLGARPGLPYGLSDDESGGGRALSAESEVEEPARGPGEARGERPGPACQLCGGPTGEGPCCGAGGPGGGPPLPPRLLYSCRLCAFVSHYSSHLKRHMQTHSGEKPFRCGRCPYASAQLVNLTRHTRTHTGEKPYRCPHCPFACSSLGNLRRHQRTHGGPPTPPCPTCGFRCCAPRPARPPSPTEQEGAVPRRPEDALLLPDLSLHVSPGGASFLPDCGQLRGEGEGLCGTGSEPLPELLFPWTCRNCGQELEEGEGSRLGPATCGRCMRGETGGGASGGPQGPSDKGFACSLCPFATHYPNHLARHMKTHSGEKPFRCARCPYASAHLDNLKRHQRVHTGEKPYKCPLCPYACGNLANLKRHGRIHSGDKPFRCSLCNYSCNQSMNLKRHMLRHTGEKPFRCATCAYTTGHWDNYKRHQKTDQKPPSPSSPAGQGAPH; from the exons ATGGGCTTCGAGAGAGACTCTGAAG GAGACTCTCTGGGGGCCAGGCCTGGGCTTCCCTACGGGCTGAGTGACGACGAGTCTGGGGGCGGCCGGGCACTAAGCGCGGAGAGTGAAGTTGAGGAGCCAGCCAGGGGTCCAGGGGAGGCCAGGGGTGAGAGGCCAGGCCCAGCCTGCCAGCTGTGTGGGGGGCCCACAGGTGAGGGGCCGTGTTGCGGGGCAGGAGGACCGGGTGGGGGGCCCCCGCTGCCCCCACGGCTACTGTACTCATGCCGCCTCTGCGCCTTCGTGTCCCACTACTCGAGCCACCTGAAGCggcacatgcagacacacagcGGGGAGAAGCCGTTCCGCTGTGGCCGCTGCCCCTACGCCTCAGCCCAGCTCGTCAACCTGACACGACACACCCGCACCCACACTGGCGAGAAGCCCTACCGCTGTCCCCACTGCCCCTTTGCCTGCAGCAGCCTGGGCAACCTGAGGCGGCATCAGCGCACCCATGGGGGGCCCCCCACTCCTCCCTGCCCGACCTGTGGCTTCCGCTGCTGTGCTCCACGTCCTGCCCGGCCTCCCAGTCCCACAGAGCAGGAGGGGGCAGTGCCTCGGCGACCTGAAG ATGCCCTGCTGCTTCCAGATCTGAGCCTCCATGTGTCACCAGGCGGTGCCAGCTTCCTGCCGGACTGTGGGCAGCTGCGGGGTGAAGGGGAAGGCCTGTGTGGGACTGGGTCAGAACCACTGCCAGAGCTGCTGTTCCCTTGGACCTGCCGGAACTGTGGGCAagagctggaggagggggagggcagtCGGCTGGGGCCAGCCACATGTGGGCGCTGCATGCGAGGAGAGACTGGAGGTGGTGCCAGTGGGGGACCCCAGGGCCCCAGTGACAAAGGCTTCGCCTGCAGCCTCTGTCCCTTTGCCACTCATTATCCCAACCACTTGGCTCGGCACATGAAGACGCACAGCGGTGAGAAGCCCTTCCGCTGTGCCCGTTGTCCCTACGCCTCTGCTCACCTGGACAACCTGAAACGGCATCAGCGCGTCCACACGGGAGAGAAACCCTACAAGTGCCCCCTCTGCCCCTATGCCTGTGGTAACCTGGCCAACCTCAAACGTCATGGTCGGATCCACTCTGGGGACAAACCTTTTCGGTGTAGCCTTTGCAACTACAGCTGCAATCAGAGTATGAACCTCAAACGCCACATGCTGCGGCACACAGGCGAGAAGCCCTTCCGCTGTGCCACCTGCGCCTATACCACAGGCCACTGGGACAACTACAAGCGCCACCAAAAG ACGGACCAGAagccaccttctccttcctcccccgcTGGCCAGGGGGCTCCACACTGA
- the SNX17 gene encoding sorting nexin-17 yields MHFSIPETESRSGDSGGSAYVAYNIHVNGVLHCRVRYSQLLGLHEQLRKEYGANVLPAFPPKKLFSLTPAEVEQRREQLEKYMQAVRQDPLLGSSETFNSFLRRAQQETQQVPTEEVSLEVLLSNGQKVLVNVLTSDQTEDVLEAVAAKLDLPDDLIGYFSLFLVREKEDGAFSFVRKLQEFELPYVSVTSLRSQEYKIVLRKSYWDSAYDDDVMENRVGLNLLYAQTVADIERGWILVTKEQHRQLKSLQEKVSKKEFLRLAQTLRHYGYLRFDACVADFPEKDCPVVVSAGNSELSLQLRLPGQQLREGSFRVTRMRCWRVTSSVPLPSGSTSSPGRGRGEVRLELAFEYLMSKDRLQWVTITSPQAIMMSICLQSMVDELMVKKSGGSLRKMLRRRVGGTLRRSDSQQAVKSPPLLESPDASRESMVKLSSKLSAVSLRGIGTPGTDASASDVHGNFAFEGIGDEDL; encoded by the exons GCCTATAATATTCACGTGAATGGAGTCCTGCACTGTCGGGTGCGCTACAGCCAGCTCCTGGGGCTGCACGAGCAG CTTCGGAAGGAATATGGGGCGAATGTACTTCCTGCATTTCCCCCAAAGAAGCTTTTCTCTCTGACACCTGCTGAGGTGGAACAGAGGAGAGAGCAGTTAGAGAAGTACATGCAAGCTG TTCGGCAAGACCCATTGCTTGGGAGCAGTGAGACCTTCAATAGTTTCCTGCGTCGGGCACAGCAG GAGACACAGCAGGTCCCCACAGAAGAGGTCTCTTTGGAAGTGCTGCTCAGCAACGGGCAGAAAGTTCTGGTCAACGTGCTAACTTCAGATCAGACTGAGGATGTCCTAGAG gctgtgGCTGCAAAGCTGGATCTTCCAGATGACTTGATTGGCTACTTCAGTCTATTTCTAGTTCGAGAAAAAGAGGATGGAGCCTTTTCAT TTGTACGAAAGTTGCAAGAGTTTGAACTGCCTTATGTGTCTGTTACCAGTCTTCGGAGTCAAGAATATAAGATTGTGCTGAGGAAGAG TTATTGGGACTCTGCCTATGATGACGATGTCATGGAGAACCGGGTTGGCCTGAACCTGCTTTATGCTCAG ACGGTAGCAGACATTGAGCGTGGATGGATCCTGGTCACCAAGGAGCAGCACCGGCAGCTCAAATCGCTGCAGGAGAAGGTCTCCAAGAAGGAG TTTCTGCGGCTGGCCCAGACGCTGCGGCACTACGGCTACCTGCGCTTCGACGCCTGTGTGGCTGACTTCCCCGAGAAGGACTGTCCAGTGGTGGTGAGCGCAGGCAACAGTGAGCTCAGCCTCCAGCTCCGCCTGCCTGGCCAGCAGCTCCGTGAAGGCTCCTTCCGGGTCACCCGCATGCGGTGCTGGCGGGTCACCTCCTCT GTGCCACTGCCCAGTGGAAGCACAAGCAGCCCCGGCCGGGGCCGGGGTGAGGTGCGCCTGGAACTGGCTTTTGAATACCTCATGAGCAAAGACCGGCTACAGTGGGTCACCATCACCAGCCCCCAG GCTATCATGATGAGTatctgcttgcagtccatggTAGATGAACTGATGGTGAAGAAATCTGGCGGCAGTCTCAGGAAG ATGCTGCGCCGTCGGGTTGGGGGCACCCTGAGACGCTCAGACAGCCAGCAAGCCGTGAAGTCACCACCATTGCTT GAGTCACCAGACGCCAGTCGGGAGTCCATGGTCAAACTCTCA AGCAAGCTGAGTGCTGTGAGCCTGCGGGGGATTGGCACTCCTGGTACAGATGCCAGTGCCAGTGATGTCCACGGCAATTTTGCCTTCGAGGGCATTGGAGACGAGGACCTGTGA